In a single window of the Pelagibacterium sp. 26DY04 genome:
- a CDS encoding VOC family protein — protein MTKIVHIEITSGDVEATARFYSQVFGWRAEPSPFIPDYIMLDSGTVTGAVMSDAYKDQKVIAWYEVEDIDAALKAITAVQGRQLSEINTIPGQGKVVYAADINGTVFGLKQPG, from the coding sequence ATGACCAAAATCGTACATATCGAGATCACCAGCGGCGATGTCGAAGCGACCGCGCGCTTTTACAGCCAGGTGTTCGGATGGAGGGCCGAGCCCTCCCCGTTCATCCCGGACTACATCATGCTCGACAGCGGAACGGTGACCGGTGCGGTGATGTCGGACGCCTACAAGGACCAGAAGGTTATCGCCTGGTACGAGGTGGAGGACATCGACGCCGCGCTCAAGGCCATAACGGCTGTCCAGGGGCGGCAATTGAGTGAGATCAACACCATCCCCGGCCAGGGCAAAGTGGTCTACGCGGCCGATATCAACGGCACCGTCTTCGGACTCAAGCAGCCAGGCTGA
- a CDS encoding DUF2312 domain-containing protein: MADHGIARDQLRAFIERIERLEEEKKAIADDIKEVYAEAKGSGFDTKVMRQIVRIRKQDRNERAEQEAILDLYMHALGMADPGSQAEYDEAAE, translated from the coding sequence ATGGCTGACCACGGCATTGCGCGCGACCAGTTGCGCGCCTTCATCGAACGGATCGAGCGGCTCGAGGAAGAAAAGAAGGCCATCGCCGACGACATCAAGGAAGTCTATGCCGAGGCCAAGGGTTCGGGCTTTGACACCAAGGTCATGCGCCAGATCGTCCGCATCCGCAAGCAGGACCGCAACGAGCGCGCCGAGCAGGAAGCCATCCTCGATCTCTACATGCACGCCCTGGGCATGGCCGATCCCGGTTCCCAGGCCGAATATGACGAGGCGGCGGAGTAA
- a CDS encoding DUF1036 domain-containing protein: protein MIRTLVIAAVVMLPASVMLPQPALADLRVCNQTQSTISIAFGYRAESGWQSEGWWVAGPEACAIVYQGDLNSRYYYLYAVDDMAGGAWDGSVFMCTQDASFTIFGVEDCLARGYERTGFFEIDTQGRTDWTMQLTENNSTSLEPQ from the coding sequence ATGATTCGCACCCTCGTGATCGCTGCCGTAGTCATGCTGCCGGCATCCGTGATGCTGCCGCAGCCGGCCCTGGCGGATCTGAGGGTCTGCAACCAGACCCAGAGCACGATTTCCATCGCCTTCGGCTATCGCGCGGAATCGGGCTGGCAGTCGGAAGGCTGGTGGGTGGCCGGCCCCGAGGCCTGCGCCATCGTCTACCAGGGCGATCTGAACTCGCGCTACTACTACCTTTATGCTGTGGACGACATGGCCGGCGGCGCCTGGGACGGCTCGGTGTTCATGTGCACGCAAGATGCGAGCTTTACAATCTTCGGCGTCGAGGACTGCCTGGCGCGCGGATATGAGCGCACGGGATTTTTTGAGATCGATACGCAGGGCCGTACCGATTGGACCATGCAATTGACAGAAAACAATTCAACCAGTCTGGAGCCGCAATGA
- the pyk gene encoding pyruvate kinase: protein MKRSRRVKIVATLGPASSDPKVIEELVRAGADVFRINMSHASHDLMRETVAKIRAVERSVRYPIGILVDLQGPKLRVGTFAEGSTMLAKGETFTLDASETPGDKTRVYLPHPEIFSSVKTGDRLLLDDGKIELRVSATSPEAINTTVVYGGKLSDKKGVSLPDTILAVGVLTDKDRADLQAALAEEIDWIALSFVQRPEDMIDVRKIVQGRAGVLAKIEKPQAIERLEEIIRLSDAIMIARGDLGVEMPLESVPGMQKRITRMCRRLGKPVVVATQMLESMITAPVPTRAEVSDVSIAVFEGADAVMLSAESASGSYPVQAVTTMNKIAEAVEQDALYPGIIRSQATEPEATAADAISAATRQVAETLDLAAIVTYTSSGSTGIRASRERPSKPIIALSPKLSTVRRLSIVWGLHCVQTEDAISLDDMVDRACSIAYVEGLARPGDRVAITAGVPLGTPGATNMLRIAFVGQDGAGGS, encoded by the coding sequence ATGAAGAGATCGCGCCGCGTAAAGATCGTCGCAACGCTTGGACCGGCCTCGAGCGACCCAAAAGTCATCGAGGAACTGGTGCGCGCCGGCGCCGACGTTTTCCGCATCAATATGAGCCATGCCAGCCATGACCTGATGCGCGAAACCGTCGCCAAGATCCGGGCGGTCGAACGCTCGGTGCGCTATCCGATCGGCATCCTGGTCGACCTGCAGGGCCCCAAGCTCAGGGTCGGCACCTTCGCCGAAGGCTCCACCATGCTGGCCAAGGGCGAGACCTTTACGCTCGACGCTTCCGAAACGCCGGGCGACAAGACACGGGTCTACCTCCCCCATCCGGAAATCTTTTCATCGGTCAAGACCGGCGACCGGCTGCTGCTCGATGACGGCAAGATCGAATTGCGCGTTTCGGCGACCTCGCCCGAAGCAATCAACACCACTGTGGTCTATGGTGGCAAGCTTTCCGACAAGAAGGGGGTTTCGCTGCCCGATACCATTCTCGCGGTCGGCGTTCTGACCGACAAGGACAGGGCCGATCTGCAAGCGGCATTGGCAGAGGAGATCGACTGGATCGCGCTGTCCTTCGTGCAGCGCCCCGAAGACATGATCGACGTGCGCAAGATCGTCCAGGGCCGCGCCGGGGTCTTGGCCAAGATCGAAAAGCCGCAGGCCATCGAGCGGCTCGAGGAGATCATCCGGCTTTCCGACGCCATCATGATCGCCCGTGGCGACCTTGGCGTGGAAATGCCGCTCGAATCCGTGCCCGGCATGCAAAAGCGCATCACCCGCATGTGCCGCCGCCTGGGCAAGCCGGTGGTTGTGGCCACCCAGATGCTCGAATCCATGATTACCGCGCCGGTGCCGACCCGCGCGGAGGTCTCGGACGTTTCGATCGCCGTGTTCGAAGGTGCGGACGCGGTGATGCTTTCGGCCGAAAGCGCCTCGGGTTCCTACCCGGTGCAGGCGGTGACCACCATGAACAAGATCGCCGAAGCGGTGGAGCAGGACGCGCTCTATCCCGGCATCATCAGGAGCCAGGCAACCGAGCCTGAAGCCACCGCTGCCGACGCCATTTCGGCAGCGACCCGGCAGGTGGCGGAAACGCTCGATCTTGCCGCTATCGTCACCTACACCTCTTCGGGCTCCACCGGCATCCGCGCCTCGCGGGAGCGGCCGAGCAAGCCGATCATCGCGCTCTCGCCCAAGCTTTCGACCGTGCGCCGGCTTTCGATCGTCTGGGGGCTGCATTGCGTACAGACCGAGGACGCCATCTCGCTCGACGACATGGTCGATCGGGCGTGCTCGATCGCCTATGTCGAAGGCCTGGCGCGGCCCGGAGACCGGGTGGCGATCACCGCCGGCGTGCCGCTGGGAACGCCAGGGGCGACCAATATGCTGCGCATCGCGTTTGTGGGGCAGGACGGGGCTGGCGGGTCGTAA
- the ykgO gene encoding type B 50S ribosomal protein L36, whose product MKIRNSLKALMTRHRDNKLVRRRGRVYIINKVNKRMKARQG is encoded by the coding sequence ATGAAAATCCGCAACTCGCTCAAGGCGCTCATGACCCGTCACCGGGACAATAAGCTGGTCCGCCGTCGTGGCCGCGTCTACATCATCAACAAGGTCAACAAGCGCATGAAGGCCCGCCAGGGCTAA
- a CDS encoding dipeptide ABC transporter ATP-binding protein, whose product MSDQTGVLLNVQNLTKRFAVDAGLFKKPLMLTAVDDVSFSVNRGETLGIVGESGCGKSTLGRCILQLIEPDDGKVVWLGRDLTELKKDEMRKARQDLQIIFQDPLASLNPRMTVGEIIADPLRTLKPDMNRQQRRERVREVMDAVGLLPEMINRYPHEFSGGQAQRIGIARALVTGPKLILCDEPVSALDVSIQAQILNLLADLKDEFGLTLIFISHDLSVVRHVSDRILVLYLGRIAELAEAETLYNDPRHPYSRALLTAVPIADPRQARQHRIEGLEGEIPSPINPPSGCYFRTRCPYAVERCAQVVPPLELTDIGSRASCIRWEEIAADPEGARTRARN is encoded by the coding sequence ATGAGTGATCAAACAGGCGTTTTGCTGAACGTTCAGAACCTCACCAAGCGTTTCGCTGTCGATGCCGGGCTTTTCAAAAAGCCCCTGATGCTCACGGCGGTCGACGATGTGAGCTTTAGCGTCAATCGCGGCGAAACCCTCGGCATCGTGGGTGAATCCGGGTGTGGGAAATCCACGCTGGGGCGCTGCATCCTGCAGTTGATCGAGCCCGATGACGGCAAGGTGGTCTGGCTGGGCCGGGATTTGACCGAGCTCAAGAAGGACGAGATGCGCAAGGCGCGTCAGGATCTGCAGATCATCTTCCAGGATCCGCTCGCGTCGCTCAATCCGCGCATGACGGTGGGCGAGATCATCGCCGACCCCCTGCGCACCCTCAAGCCGGATATGAACCGCCAGCAGCGGCGCGAACGGGTTCGCGAGGTGATGGATGCGGTGGGGCTCCTGCCCGAAATGATCAACCGCTACCCGCACGAATTCTCGGGCGGGCAGGCCCAGCGCATCGGCATTGCCCGCGCGCTGGTCACCGGTCCCAAACTGATCCTGTGCGACGAGCCGGTGTCCGCGCTCGACGTTTCGATCCAGGCGCAGATCCTCAACCTGCTGGCCGATCTCAAGGACGAATTCGGGCTGACGCTGATCTTTATCAGCCACGACCTGTCGGTCGTTCGGCACGTTTCGGACCGGATTCTGGTGCTCTATCTCGGCCGCATCGCCGAATTGGCCGAGGCCGAGACGCTCTACAACGATCCGCGCCATCCTTATAGCCGGGCTCTGCTCACTGCCGTGCCGATCGCCGACCCACGGCAGGCCCGCCAGCACCGGATCGAGGGGCTGGAAGGGGAAATCCCGTCTCCCATCAATCCGCCCTCGGGCTGCTATTTCCGCACCCGCTGCCCTTATGCGGTCGAACGGTGCGCCCAGGTGGTGCCGCCGCTCGAGTTGACCGATATCGGCTCGCGCGCCTCCTGCATCCGCTGGGAGGAGATCGCCGCCGATCCCGAAGGCGCCCGCACGCGGGCCCGCAACTGA
- a CDS encoding oligopeptide/dipeptide ABC transporter ATP-binding protein: protein MADNVLEVRDLSVTFELHDREVQAVREMDFSLRAGETLAVVGESGSGKSQAFLSIMGLLARNGRASGSAKIAGTELVGMRPRELDDIRGKDIAMIFQDPMTSLNPYMRIADQMVEVLVRHKNMNRKQALEKSEEMLRTVHLPDAKRVIRAYPHELSGGQRQRVMIAMALLCEPKVLIADEPTTALDVTVQAQMLRLFKELTEQFNTALVMITHDLGVVAGLADNMMVMYAGRAVEKGTVEELFYSPRHPYTLGLLHSTPRVETKRNRLDPVKGQPPNLTHLPPGCSFNPRCAFRTEICIKDRPALIPRTDGRVSACHHDDAVKNTNEKVA from the coding sequence ATGGCAGATAACGTTTTGGAGGTCAGGGACCTCTCGGTAACCTTCGAGCTGCACGACCGTGAAGTCCAGGCCGTGCGTGAAATGGACTTCTCCCTAAGGGCCGGCGAAACGCTGGCGGTGGTGGGTGAAAGCGGGTCGGGCAAGAGCCAGGCGTTCCTCTCGATCATGGGCCTTCTGGCCCGCAACGGCCGGGCATCGGGCAGCGCCAAGATCGCCGGGACCGAGCTTGTGGGCATGCGCCCCAGGGAGCTCGACGATATCCGCGGCAAGGACATCGCGATGATCTTCCAGGATCCGATGACCTCGCTCAATCCCTATATGCGCATCGCCGATCAGATGGTCGAAGTGCTGGTGCGGCACAAGAACATGAACCGCAAGCAGGCGCTCGAAAAATCCGAGGAGATGCTGCGCACCGTGCACCTGCCCGATGCAAAGCGTGTCATCCGTGCCTATCCGCACGAGCTTTCGGGCGGCCAGCGCCAGCGCGTCATGATCGCCATGGCGCTCCTGTGCGAGCCCAAGGTGCTGATCGCGGACGAGCCCACCACCGCGCTCGACGTCACCGTGCAGGCGCAGATGCTCAGGCTCTTCAAGGAACTGACCGAACAGTTCAACACAGCGCTGGTGATGATCACCCACGATCTGGGCGTCGTGGCGGGGCTGGCCGATAACATGATGGTCATGTATGCCGGCCGGGCCGTGGAAAAGGGCACCGTCGAAGAGCTGTTCTACAGCCCTCGCCACCCCTATACGCTCGGGCTCCTGCATTCGACCCCGCGTGTCGAAACCAAGCGCAACCGCCTCGATCCGGTCAAGGGCCAGCCGCCCAATCTTACCCATCTGCCGCCCGGATGCTCGTTCAATCCGCGCTGTGCCTTCCGCACGGAAATCTGCATCAAGGATCGTCCGGCGCTCATCCCGCGCACCGACGGGCGCGTTTCGGCGTGCCATCATGACGACGCGGTCAAAAATACCAATGAAAAGGTTGCCTGA
- a CDS encoding ABC transporter permease subunit, with product MAGLTGKDAVLSDYAEKLETPQGRSLTQDALLRLSRNKAAMVSIFVLIAIIAIAFIGPFFVPWGVGEVDWAAFRQPPDFEAGHYLGTDQNGRDLLARLLQGTQMSIIVAAVATVVSVVVGVLYGAIAGYFGGRVDSIMMRFVDVMYALPTILFVIILVVIFGRSPVLLFVGIGLLEWLTMARIVRGQTLSLKEREFIEAAKAGGAGPFTIILRHIVPNLTGPVVIYATLTIPEIILTESFLSFIGLGVQEPLTSLGTLISNGAGVAEVMPWLLISPAIVLVSMLLCLTYIGDGLRDALDPKDR from the coding sequence ATGGCCGGCTTGACTGGAAAAGACGCAGTCCTGTCGGACTATGCCGAAAAGCTCGAAACGCCTCAGGGCCGTTCGCTGACCCAGGACGCGCTGCTCAGGCTGTCGCGCAACAAGGCGGCGATGGTCTCGATCTTCGTGCTCATCGCCATCATTGCTATTGCGTTCATCGGTCCGTTCTTCGTTCCCTGGGGCGTGGGGGAAGTCGATTGGGCAGCGTTCCGCCAGCCGCCCGATTTCGAGGCGGGCCACTATCTGGGGACCGATCAGAACGGCCGCGACCTTCTCGCCCGTCTGCTGCAGGGCACGCAGATGAGCATCATCGTCGCGGCCGTGGCCACCGTGGTCTCGGTTGTGGTCGGCGTTCTCTACGGCGCGATCGCCGGCTATTTCGGTGGCCGCGTGGATTCGATCATGATGCGCTTCGTCGACGTCATGTATGCCCTTCCCACCATCCTGTTCGTCATCATCCTTGTCGTGATCTTCGGGCGTTCACCGGTGCTGCTGTTCGTGGGCATCGGCCTGCTCGAATGGCTCACCATGGCGCGTATCGTGCGGGGCCAGACGCTGTCGCTCAAGGAACGCGAGTTCATCGAGGCGGCCAAGGCCGGCGGGGCAGGGCCCTTCACAATCATCCTGCGTCACATCGTGCCCAACCTCACCGGGCCGGTGGTGATCTATGCCACGCTCACCATCCCCGAGATCATCCTGACCGAGAGCTTCCTTTCGTTCATCGGGCTGGGTGTGCAGGAGCCGCTGACCTCCCTCGGCACGCTGATTTCCAACGGCGCCGGGGTGGCCGAGGTCATGCCGTGGCTGCTGATCTCGCCGGCGATCGTTCTGGTCAGCATGCTGCTGTGCCTCACCTATATCGGTGACGGCCTGCGCGACGCTCTCGATCCAAAGGACCGCTAA
- a CDS encoding ABC transporter permease subunit: protein MIRYVLRRILAALPVAFIAITLCFIVLRLAPGGPFDGERPLPPAVLQNVLAHYNLDKPIWEQYWLYVTGVLQGDLGPSMTSYDFSVSQLLAIGLPFTLMLGFTAFVLATTIGIIAGIIAAVNQNKWPDYALVFFVMIGVIVPNFLIAALLQLWVGVYLGWLPAGGWPGFSIAHLILPVIVLSWPHAARISRLMRGSMIEILGTNYVRTAKSKGIGERLVLARHAIKPAMLPVVSYLGPGLSYLLTGSLVVEQVFGLPGIGRYFINAALNRDYGLVLGTTIFYVVLILILNLLVDIVYAWIDPKVRYR from the coding sequence ATGATCAGATATGTGCTGCGTCGCATACTTGCGGCGCTCCCAGTCGCGTTTATCGCGATCACGCTCTGCTTTATCGTGCTGCGCCTCGCTCCCGGCGGCCCGTTCGACGGCGAACGCCCCCTGCCGCCAGCCGTGCTTCAAAACGTTTTGGCGCATTACAATCTCGATAAGCCCATCTGGGAGCAGTATTGGCTCTACGTTACCGGAGTGCTGCAAGGCGATCTGGGACCGTCGATGACCTCCTACGATTTCTCGGTCAGCCAATTGCTCGCCATCGGCCTGCCCTTCACGCTGATGCTGGGCTTCACGGCCTTCGTGCTCGCGACCACGATCGGCATCATCGCCGGCATCATTGCTGCGGTAAACCAGAACAAATGGCCCGATTATGCCCTGGTCTTCTTCGTGATGATCGGCGTTATCGTTCCCAACTTCCTCATCGCGGCGCTGCTCCAGCTTTGGGTTGGCGTCTATCTGGGCTGGCTGCCGGCCGGCGGATGGCCCGGCTTTTCCATCGCGCACCTCATCCTGCCGGTTATCGTTCTCTCCTGGCCGCATGCGGCGCGCATCTCGCGCCTGATGCGTGGTTCGATGATCGAGATTTTGGGCACCAACTACGTGCGCACGGCCAAATCCAAGGGCATCGGCGAGCGCCTGGTTCTGGCGCGTCACGCCATCAAGCCGGCGATGCTGCCCGTCGTTTCCTATCTCGGCCCGGGCTTGAGCTACCTTCTGACAGGCTCGCTCGTGGTCGAACAGGTGTTCGGGCTCCCCGGCATCGGCCGCTACTTCATCAACGCGGCGCTCAACCGTGACTACGGCCTCGTTCTGGGAACGACGATCTTTTACGTGGTGCTCATTCTCATTCTCAATCTGCTGGTCGACATCGTCTATGCGTGGATCGATCCCAAAGTGAGGTATCGCTAA
- a CDS encoding peptide ABC transporter substrate-binding protein has translation MKFKHVLAGGVLAGLMATAMASTASAETLNIFNGGEPASIDPHRVSGDWENRIVGDYLEGLMTEDIHAEPILGQAADYTVSDDGLVYTFTIRDDAVWSDGEPVKAQDFEYAFKRLLDPEMAADYAYLQYPIKNAEAVNAGEMEIDELGINVIDDKTIEFTLEQPTPYFLDALTHYTAYPVPMHLVEELGDEWIRPENIVSNGAYTIVEWIPNSYIRSEKSETYYDAENVDIEEVYYYAMDDISAAFQRYRAGDFHILTDFPTDQYQLLQDQYPGQAHVDPFLGVYYYVINHNMEELADPNVRQAMSMAINRDVIGPNILGTGELPAYGWVPPGTANYDFEEYRPDWADLEYGERVAQAVALMEEAGYSADNPLNLQLRYNTNENHQRIAVAIAAMWEPLHINIELFNSEVAVHYDALQNNDFDGIGRAGWLMDYNDPINMLELLRSDIIYNYGRYNNAEFDELLRESATILDMDERAEILRQAEEIAMSETAAFPIYYYVSKNVVSPEVEGFEANAKDIHRTRWLSMSED, from the coding sequence ATGAAATTCAAGCACGTCCTTGCGGGGGGCGTCCTTGCCGGCCTCATGGCAACGGCAATGGCCAGCACCGCGTCGGCCGAAACGCTCAATATCTTCAACGGCGGCGAGCCGGCTTCGATCGACCCGCACCGTGTGTCGGGCGATTGGGAGAACCGTATTGTCGGCGATTACCTTGAAGGTCTGATGACCGAGGATATCCATGCCGAGCCCATCCTGGGCCAGGCCGCCGATTACACGGTCTCCGATGATGGTCTGGTCTATACCTTCACGATCCGCGACGACGCGGTCTGGAGCGATGGCGAGCCGGTCAAGGCGCAGGATTTCGAATACGCCTTCAAGCGCCTGCTCGACCCCGAGATGGCCGCCGACTACGCCTATCTTCAGTATCCCATCAAGAATGCCGAAGCGGTCAACGCCGGCGAGATGGAGATCGACGAGCTGGGCATCAACGTCATCGACGACAAGACCATCGAGTTCACCCTCGAACAGCCCACGCCGTACTTCCTGGATGCGCTCACCCACTACACCGCCTATCCGGTGCCCATGCACCTAGTCGAGGAACTGGGCGACGAGTGGATCCGTCCGGAAAACATCGTTTCCAACGGCGCCTACACCATCGTTGAATGGATTCCCAACAGCTATATCCGTTCGGAAAAGAGCGAGACCTATTACGATGCCGAAAATGTCGACATCGAAGAGGTCTACTACTACGCCATGGATGACATCTCGGCCGCCTTCCAGCGCTATCGCGCCGGCGACTTCCACATCCTGACGGACTTCCCGACCGATCAGTACCAGCTTCTGCAGGATCAGTACCCCGGCCAGGCGCACGTCGATCCGTTCCTGGGCGTCTATTACTACGTCATCAACCACAACATGGAAGAACTGGCCGATCCCAACGTCCGCCAAGCCATGTCCATGGCCATCAACCGCGACGTGATCGGGCCCAACATCCTGGGTACTGGCGAGTTGCCGGCCTATGGCTGGGTGCCTCCGGGCACCGCTAATTATGATTTCGAGGAATATCGCCCCGATTGGGCCGATCTGGAATATGGCGAGCGCGTCGCCCAGGCCGTCGCCCTGATGGAAGAGGCTGGTTACTCCGCCGACAATCCGCTCAACCTGCAGCTTCGTTACAACACCAACGAAAACCACCAGCGCATCGCGGTGGCGATCGCCGCCATGTGGGAACCGCTGCACATCAACATCGAGCTGTTCAATTCCGAAGTCGCCGTTCACTACGACGCGCTTCAGAACAACGATTTCGACGGCATCGGTCGTGCGGGCTGGCTGATGGACTACAACGATCCCATCAACATGCTCGAACTGCTGCGTTCGGACATCATCTACAACTACGGCCGCTACAACAACGCCGAGTTCGATGAGCTGCTGCGTGAAAGCGCAACGATCCTGGACATGGACGAGCGTGCGGAAATTCTGCGCCAGGCTGAAGAGATCGCGATGAGCGAAACCGCTGCTTTCCCGATCTACTACTATGTCTCCAAGAACGTTGTTTCGCCTGAAGTTGAAGGTTTTGAAGCCAACGCCAAGGACATCCACCGCACCCGTTGGTTGTCGATGTCGGAAGACTAA
- a CDS encoding acetyl-CoA C-acetyltransferase encodes MNQTLRKVAIVGSARIPFCRAYTGYENETNLSMLATAIGGLADKYSLKGQRIGEVMAGSVISHSKDFNLAREALLDAGLSPETPGTTLQIACGTSLQAALVLAAKIATGEIDSGIAGGSDTVSDSPVVLGPKMQKRMIALSRARTTGEKLAAFKGFNFGEIAPVAPSTQEPRTGLSMGEHCELMAKQWGISREAQDLLALRSHQNAAAAYDLGFHDDLVVPCAGIYKDNNVRPDTSLEKMATMKPAFDKKSGKGTLTAANSTPLTDGASSVLLASEEWARERGLPVLAYLTMGAVSANDFAHGDGLLMAPTIAVSDLMRRSGLAFADIDLFELHEAFAAQVLCTLAAWEDPDYNRDVLGRDDPLGAVPVDKINVNGSSLAYGHPFAATGARILGMTAKMLNTHEKQRALISVCTAGGMGVAAIVERAG; translated from the coding sequence ATGAACCAGACATTGCGCAAAGTCGCCATCGTGGGATCGGCGCGTATTCCGTTCTGCCGCGCCTATACCGGCTATGAAAACGAGACCAATCTCTCAATGCTCGCCACCGCCATAGGCGGTCTTGCCGACAAATACAGCCTCAAGGGTCAGCGCATCGGCGAGGTGATGGCCGGTTCGGTCATCTCCCATTCCAAGGATTTCAACCTCGCCCGCGAAGCGCTGCTCGATGCCGGGCTCTCACCTGAAACGCCAGGCACCACGCTGCAGATCGCCTGCGGCACCTCGCTTCAGGCTGCGCTGGTCCTTGCCGCCAAGATCGCCACGGGCGAGATCGACAGCGGCATTGCCGGTGGCTCCGATACGGTTTCCGACAGCCCTGTGGTGCTCGGGCCCAAGATGCAGAAGCGCATGATTGCGCTTTCGCGCGCCAGGACCACGGGCGAAAAGCTTGCCGCCTTCAAGGGCTTCAATTTCGGCGAGATCGCGCCCGTCGCCCCCTCCACCCAGGAACCACGTACCGGGCTTTCCATGGGCGAGCATTGCGAGTTGATGGCCAAGCAATGGGGCATTTCGCGCGAAGCGCAGGATCTGCTTGCCCTGCGCAGCCATCAGAACGCCGCGGCGGCCTATGACTTGGGCTTCCATGACGATCTCGTCGTCCCTTGCGCTGGCATCTACAAGGACAACAACGTCCGGCCCGATACCAGCCTTGAAAAAATGGCCACCATGAAGCCGGCGTTCGACAAGAAATCCGGCAAGGGGACCCTGACGGCCGCCAATTCCACGCCGCTTACAGATGGCGCTTCCTCGGTGCTGCTGGCAAGCGAGGAGTGGGCGCGCGAGCGCGGACTGCCGGTGCTGGCCTATCTCACCATGGGCGCGGTTTCGGCCAATGATTTCGCCCATGGCGATGGGCTCCTGATGGCTCCGACCATCGCCGTCTCGGACCTGATGCGCCGCTCGGGGCTCGCTTTTGCCGATATCGACTTGTTCGAACTCCACGAAGCCTTCGCCGCGCAAGTACTTTGTACGCTCGCCGCATGGGAAGATCCCGACTACAATCGCGACGTTCTTGGGCGAGATGATCCTCTAGGGGCCGTTCCTGTGGATAAAATTAACGTAAATGGCTCGTCTTTGGCGTATGGTCATCCCTTCGCCGCCACCGGCGCCCGCATCTTGGGAATGACCGCCAAGATGTTGAATACGCATGAAAAACAACGCGCATTGATTTCGGTCTGTACAGCAGGGGGGATGGGGGTTGCCGCTATAGTCGAACGGGCCGGCTAA